The nucleotide window GCATATCCGCGCATTCCGAAAAGAAGTCCACCACCGTTTTCCTCACGGCTGCGGAGGTCGTGTCGCTCGTGCGCGAGCTTGCCGAGCGCCAGCAGATCCTCCGCCGCCTCTCCCTGGGGGAGAGGGACGGGGGGGCGTCGTTCGAGGGGCCTCTGCCCAATGCCGACCACCCGGTGGCCGATGGGCCCATTGTCCGGATTCTCTCGCGCGCCCAGGCCGCACAGCTCGAGACTGGCTCTGTGGACGTGCTCGCATCCTGTGGGCTCAGCTCGCTCGACTACCCGCTCGACCCCCCCGACGGCGCCGCACAGATGCTGCTCGCCAAGCTGGGGCTTGCGGATGCGAGCGACCCTCTCGAGCAGGCACGTGCCCAGTTCGGGGCGGCCGTCGCGGCGCCACGCGAGACTCTCGTCCTCGAGCGCACGCTCCACGACGGCGACGCCAAGCCGACCTATCCCGCCGTCGTCCTCACGGAGCTCCTCGCCTGCTACGGCATCACGCCGGAGGAGCGCCTGGACCCTGCGGACCCCCTCGCCCCCCGTACCCTCGGGGAATCCGAGGTGACGCGCAACCTCACTGCCCGCTCGCTCGCACCCGAGGTCAGGGGCTACTGGCAGCTGCCTCCCACGGGACGCGTCAGCGAGGGGTCTCGCAGGATGGTCGTGGTGCCTCGCGAGGGGCAGGAGGGATTCTACGAGGGACGCCCGTCACTCTCAGCATCGCAGATAGAGTCGTACCTCGAGTGTCCCTACAAATGGTTCACACTGCGCAGGCTTGGTCTGGCCGGCATCGATGCAGACTTCGGCTACCTCCAGATGGGCAGCTTCGCACACCGTGTCCTGGAGGTCTCTCACCGTCACCTCGCCCAGGAGGCGGCCATCTCCTCCGGCCTCGTCGACGCGGGGGAAAGCCCATCCGTCGACCTCGACCTCGTGCCTCAGCGGTGCATCCCGGGCTCACGCGTCACGCGGGAGAACCTCGCGCATGCGCAAGAGCTGGTCGACCTCGAGATCGACCGTCACCTCATGCACCAGCGTCAGCATGCCACCACGCTTGCGGCGCAGTCGCTCGTCCCGCACACGGCGACCGAGGAGCTGCGTCTGTCCTATCTGCGCCGTGACCTCAGGAGCACCCTGGCGTTCGAGGCCGGGCGCTTCCGGGGCTTCGAGCCACGCCGCTTCGAGCTGCGCTTTGGCGGCACGCGGCCCGACAGCGCGCACGTCACCTACGCGGGCGCCGACTTCGTGGGCAGCATCGACCGCGTCGACGTGGACGCGCACGGGCGTGCCGTGGTCGTCGACTACAAGCACAAGGGGAAGGGTGGCTTTGCGGCCGAGTATGACGTCTTCGGCGAGGGGGGCTGTCCCGCTGCCGATGCCATCGCGCTGCCCCGGCGCGTGCAGAGCCTCATCTACGCGCAGGTCGTGCGCCGCATGTTCCCCGACCTTCGTGTGGTGGGTGCCGTGTACCTCTCCACGATGGGAGCGGGCGAGGGGGACCACGAGATCGCCGGTGTCGTGGACGCAAACGCACTCGACATGGTCATGGGGCCCATCAGCGCGCCGCGTGCAGCCCGCCTTTGCGTCGGCGGTCACGGCCAGGCGACTTTCGAGGAGCTCCTCGACGTCACCGAGGAGAAGGTGGCGTCGGCGATCCAGCGCATGCTGGACGGCGACATCGAGGCGGATCCCACAGACGACAAGGCATGCAGCTGGTGTCCGGTCGTCGACTGCGAGAGGAGGCGGGGGTAGTGGCACGCAGACTCACTCCTGGACAGGCGGAGATCGTCCATACGCTCGACCGCCCGCTCTTCGTGGCGGCCGGTGCGGGCTCGGGAAAGTCGTCCACGCTCGCCGAGCGTGTGGCATGGGCCCTCACGCCCGGTTCGGGCGCAAAGGGGACGGCGTTTCTCGAGAGCCTCGACCAGGTCCTCGTCATAACCTTCACCCGCGCTGCAGCCGAGGAGATCAAGGAGAAGATACGCGCGCGCCTGCGCGAGGGCGGCCTTGCCGACCAGGCCCTCGCCGTCGACTCGGCATGGATCAGCACCATCCATGCCATGTGCTCGCGCATCCTCAGGCGCCATGCCTTCGACCTGGGCATCGATCTTGGCTTCGAGGTCCTCTCCGAGAAGGACGGGAAGCGGATGGTCGAGGAGGCCGTCGACGAGGTCCTGCGGGACGTGCGCTACGACGAGGGCTACGCCTCCCTGTTGCGCGCCTTCAGCCCGCGTGACCGACGCGGCGCGGACGCGAAGGGGACGCTCTTCGAGATGGTGGCCACGCTGCGCGCCTCCGCCGCGACCGCACTCGGGGGCTTCGATTCGATCGGCTTTCCCGGTGAGCCTGCAAGCTGCGATGACGCCCTCGGCAGCTGGCTGGACGCGGCGCGACGGGCGCTCGTGCTGGGCCAGGACGCGGGGGCGTTCGAGAGCAAGACGGGGACGGGGGAGCGTGCGAACCTGGAGCGCGGCATCAAGGCGGCGGAAGGGTTCTTCTCGCATGCCCCCTCCGCGCGCACGCCTGCACTTGCGGAGGCGACCTTAGCCCAGATCGGCAGGCCCAAGGACGCCTACCGCAAGGCGACCATGAGGGAGGTTGGTGCCGAGCTGCGCTCGGCCTTCGCGGAGCTGCGACTCTGCGTGGCCTTCGCCGGCGTCGGCCCCCTTGCCGAGCAGATCTGCGACCTTGCACGCAAGGTGGATCGCCGCTACGCGCGACGCAAGGCCGCGGCAGGCGCGCTCGACAACGACGACCTGCTCTCGCTCACGCTGGGAGCGTTTCGCGACCACCCCGAGATCGCCGCACTGTACGGCGAGAAGTTCCGCCTCGTGATGGTCGACGAGTTCCAGGACACGAACGCCCAGCAGGTGCGCATGATAGAGCTCCTGAGCGGCCGCGATGCCTGCCACCTGTGCACGGTGGGCGACGCCCAGCAGTCCATCTATCGCTTCCGTGCTGCAGACGTGCAGGTCTTCCGCGACCGGGAGAGGTTCCTTGCCGAGGGCGGGACGGGTGCGGTCGTATGCCTCGACCAGAACTTCCGCAGCCATGATGACGTGCTGCGCCTCGTGGCGTGCCTCTTGGGGAAGGGGCTCGTCCCGGGCTTCATGGATTTGAGGCCCTGGGCCGGGCGCCCCACGTCGTACGGGGCCGCGGGGCTGCCGCGCGTGAGCGTCGAGGCCGTGGTGGGGCTCTCGAGCGGGAGGCGTGGCGTGCCGGCTACCCTGCGCTCCCGTCAGCTCGCGCGTCAGATGGCCGAGAGGATAGGGGACTACGTGGCCGCAGGCCAGCGCGCCGACGACGTGGCCCTGCTGTTGGGACGCATGTCCAACCTGGGCGTCTACCTCGAGGCCCTGCGCGAGCGGGGCATAGACTGCGTGGTGAGCGGTGGCTCGACCTTCTCGGATGCGCCCGAGGTGCACGTCGTGGCTTCCCTGCTGCACGTGCTGGCCAATCCCAGGGACACGCAGGCGGGGCTCTATCCCGTGCTCGTGAGCCGCATGTTCTCTCTCACGGCCGACGACCTGTGCCTGCTCTCGACACGGCAGCAGGAGAGGGCTGACGCCCTGGCCAAGCGAGGCATCGACGTGGGCCTCTGGGACTTCGAGTTCCCGCGCGGTTGCGTGCCATCGGCACGCCTCGTCCGCGCGCGCGAGGTCCTGGGTCGGGCGATCGGGCGCCTGGGCAGCTGGGGGGTGGCCGACGTCCTTCTCTCGGCGATCCGCGAGTCGGGCTGGATCGTGCGGCTCGAGCGTGCCGGCGCAGACGGCCAGGCCCAGCTCGCGAACGTGCTCGCGGCCGTCCGCCATGTGGGCGAGCTCGCGGACGAGGCCGGGCTGGGCGTGTCCTCGGCGGCGCTGGAGTTCGATCGCTGGCTCGAGGCCGCGAAGGTGGGTCCGGCGTCGCTCGTGGGCGGCGGTGCGGGATCGGTCAAGGTCATGACCGTCCATGCGTCCAAGGGCCTGGAGTATCCCGTCGTCGCGATCAGCGAGTGCTGGGGCAACGACCGGGCCGCATCGGCGAGGGGCATCACGGCCGAGAATCGCGGGGGCACCGTGCGCGCAGCGCTCGTGCCCGAAGGCGTCACCCCCCTCGACCTGCGCACGGACGTGCCACTCGACCCCAGCGAGTGCACCACGACGATCGACTGGGCCAAGTTCCTCCATGCGGTGTCCGCAGACGGCGAGCAGGCCGAGAGGGCACGGCTGCTCTACGTGGCGATCACGCGCGCAAAGGAGGCCGTCATCCTGGGCATGGGGGTGACGCTCAGCTCCAAGGGATCCGTCTCGCCTACGTTGGCACGGGGCGTGGCCGAGGCGCTCTTCGGCGAGGCCCTGCCCGCGCCAGGCAGGCATGAGGTCCCCTACGGCGGGTCGGCCCCCGCTTCGGTGCGCGTGGTGAGCATGCGCCCCTCGGAGCAGGGCGAGCCGGTGGTGGACGACGGGGGCGCGGGTGCTGCGGAGCCCCCCCTGGCCGCCCTGGAGGACGTGGACCGTGACGCGGGGGAGCTGGCGATTGTGGACGAGGCCACCTCGGACGGCCTGCCCGAGGCGCGTCAGCATGCCGGCACCTGGTCTGCGCGCGAGGGAGTGTTCAGCTACTCGTCGGCACGTGCCCAGATGCTGGTGGGTGAGGGGGAGGGCCAGCCCGCCGAGGGGGACGTGCGTCCGTTGCCTGAAGACGCGTCCCTGGTCGGCACCCGTGGGGACGCCGGCGCGGAAGCAGATGACGGTCCCATGGCCGACACAGCCGACGCGGACAAGGCGACCAACCTGGGATCGGCCTTCCACGAGCTTGCCCAGTGCCTGGTCGAGGGCCAGGGAGCGCTTGCGCCCGGGCGCATCGAGCGGACCAAGGCGTACTGGCGCCTCTCGACGCGCCAGGGCGCACGACTCGACGCGGCACTCGCACGCTGGCAGGACTCGAAGCTGCGTCGTGAGGTCCTCTCGCATGACCTCGTCCGTGCGGAGCTGCCGTTCTTCCGTGCCGTCGATGCGCCGTACGGCAGCCATGTCGAGGGGGCGATCGACCTTGTCGCCACGGACGTGGGCTCCACGTCCGCGCTGGTCGTCGACTACAAGACCGGTGACGCGGGCCTGAGCCTCGACGAAGTTGCCGAGCGCCACCGCATGCAGGCGAACTTCTACGCCTCCGTGCTCATGGGGGAAGGGTACGAGGTTGTGACCTGCGTGTTCGTCTGCGTGGAGCGCGACGGCGAGGACGGCCAGCCACTCTCTGTGTCCTATGAGTTCGGCAACGGCGAGATGCCGAGGATGTAGCGCCCCGTCGCGGCTCGCGCGCTATGATGGTCAGTCAGCGGAAAACCTTGCGCACGACGGAGGTTCGCACATGGCGTTCGTTCACCTGCACAACCACTCGGACTTTTCGATCCTCGACGGCGCGACGCCCGTCGAGTCCCTGGTCAAGCGTGCCGTCGACCTCAAAATGCCCGCCGTGGCGCTCACGGATCACGGCTACCTCTTCGGCGTCCCCAACCTCGACCTCGAGTGCCGCAGCTACAACGACGTCCAGGCCAACATGAAGCAGTGGCGCCACGACGTCGAGTGCTTCCAGAAGGGCTGGGAGCTCGAGGAGCCCGCGCCCGACGCGGCGGAGGCGGACTACTTCGACCGCGTCCATGACCAGTGGGCGTCCGACCTTGCGACGTGGGAGTCATCCGGCCACGACCTCGCCGCCGTCAGGGCCAACCGCCCCCGCCTCAAGATCAAGCCCATCTTCGGCTGCGAGGCCTACTTCATCACCGATGACTGCATCGAGCGCGGCACCAAGCAGCGGCGCTATCACCTCATCCTCCTCGCCAAGAACGAGCGAGGCTACGTCAACCTCATAAAGTGCATGTCGCAGGCCGCCGGGCACGAGATGATGTACTACAAGC belongs to Olsenella uli DSM 7084 and includes:
- a CDS encoding UvrD-helicase domain-containing protein, whose protein sequence is MARRLTPGQAEIVHTLDRPLFVAAGAGSGKSSTLAERVAWALTPGSGAKGTAFLESLDQVLVITFTRAAAEEIKEKIRARLREGGLADQALAVDSAWISTIHAMCSRILRRHAFDLGIDLGFEVLSEKDGKRMVEEAVDEVLRDVRYDEGYASLLRAFSPRDRRGADAKGTLFEMVATLRASAATALGGFDSIGFPGEPASCDDALGSWLDAARRALVLGQDAGAFESKTGTGERANLERGIKAAEGFFSHAPSARTPALAEATLAQIGRPKDAYRKATMREVGAELRSAFAELRLCVAFAGVGPLAEQICDLARKVDRRYARRKAAAGALDNDDLLSLTLGAFRDHPEIAALYGEKFRLVMVDEFQDTNAQQVRMIELLSGRDACHLCTVGDAQQSIYRFRAADVQVFRDRERFLAEGGTGAVVCLDQNFRSHDDVLRLVACLLGKGLVPGFMDLRPWAGRPTSYGAAGLPRVSVEAVVGLSSGRRGVPATLRSRQLARQMAERIGDYVAAGQRADDVALLLGRMSNLGVYLEALRERGIDCVVSGGSTFSDAPEVHVVASLLHVLANPRDTQAGLYPVLVSRMFSLTADDLCLLSTRQQERADALAKRGIDVGLWDFEFPRGCVPSARLVRAREVLGRAIGRLGSWGVADVLLSAIRESGWIVRLERAGADGQAQLANVLAAVRHVGELADEAGLGVSSAALEFDRWLEAAKVGPASLVGGGAGSVKVMTVHASKGLEYPVVAISECWGNDRAASARGITAENRGGTVRAALVPEGVTPLDLRTDVPLDPSECTTTIDWAKFLHAVSADGEQAERARLLYVAITRAKEAVILGMGVTLSSKGSVSPTLARGVAEALFGEALPAPGRHEVPYGGSAPASVRVVSMRPSEQGEPVVDDGGAGAAEPPLAALEDVDRDAGELAIVDEATSDGLPEARQHAGTWSAREGVFSYSSARAQMLVGEGEGQPAEGDVRPLPEDASLVGTRGDAGAEADDGPMADTADADKATNLGSAFHELAQCLVEGQGALAPGRIERTKAYWRLSTRQGARLDAALARWQDSKLRREVLSHDLVRAELPFFRAVDAPYGSHVEGAIDLVATDVGSTSALVVDYKTGDAGLSLDEVAERHRMQANFYASVLMGEGYEVVTCVFVCVERDGEDGQPLSVSYEFGNGEMPRM
- a CDS encoding PD-(D/E)XK nuclease family protein — encoded protein: MPLQIVRTDDMRLVGPAVEGALRTAVERVGSAVLLVPDHDVALRARYALAESDGLSLGVTTSTPSAWAEERWEVWGDGTHIVDATSRLALMRTVLRAADERASLRLPPTSGTLDALAALAQSALAWLPLDAADPRRTSLTSGETFACDLLADYRSQLAPHGLVERCEAMGRLPDLLADQGVRPVPLVAAGMGPSSLALLSLMARLASHGDVTLVVRSDGGPASSLAEGFARRLAERCSDEGADVREDVSPSAPGAPSAASPVPPPPELQALRRLAFRGGAGGQGTIEATGSVVRLEATGPLAQWELVADELERQARRGACEMVVVAPRPDRCWEALAPKLAARGMRVRASVPVGVRDVPVARAYLDFAQAVCHLAELAATWPRPCDGPEGPVPQLGDMSWWPPRPIVDFLLSDASAVERAQAWALDARWRANRSLTPQQVLDTLQRQSATSPLVQRVTQQVLRGRVGSGALVLARALQERVRGDVRREGCGREGYGREGHVRGGCAREGKGGLGASSGGVACTDAISALAAIQQIARTLGLLGISAHSEKKSTTVFLTAAEVVSLVRELAERQQILRRLSLGERDGGASFEGPLPNADHPVADGPIVRILSRAQAAQLETGSVDVLASCGLSSLDYPLDPPDGAAQMLLAKLGLADASDPLEQARAQFGAAVAAPRETLVLERTLHDGDAKPTYPAVVLTELLACYGITPEERLDPADPLAPRTLGESEVTRNLTARSLAPEVRGYWQLPPTGRVSEGSRRMVVVPREGQEGFYEGRPSLSASQIESYLECPYKWFTLRRLGLAGIDADFGYLQMGSFAHRVLEVSHRHLAQEAAISSGLVDAGESPSVDLDLVPQRCIPGSRVTRENLAHAQELVDLEIDRHLMHQRQHATTLAAQSLVPHTATEELRLSYLRRDLRSTLAFEAGRFRGFEPRRFELRFGGTRPDSAHVTYAGADFVGSIDRVDVDAHGRAVVVDYKHKGKGGFAAEYDVFGEGGCPAADAIALPRRVQSLIYAQVVRRMFPDLRVVGAVYLSTMGAGEGDHEIAGVVDANALDMVMGPISAPRAARLCVGGHGQATFEELLDVTEEKVASAIQRMLDGDIEADPTDDKACSWCPVVDCERRRG